From the genome of SAR324 cluster bacterium:
GAATCGAATGCTTGAAGATCGAATTTTCTGACGAATGTCAGCTTGCCATTCCACGAGCTGTGCTTGCTCTAATAATAGGTGCGCTTGAGCCTGCAAGCGAGCAGCTTCATGGTTAGCTGTATCGTTTGTCCGAGCTAATCCAGCATCCAACTGGATGGTGGATTCAGTGATTTTTTCGGCAGGTGTTGCGATCTGGACCGGGTAAGATTTCTCTTTTTTTTCAAGGAAGTTTTTGGGGATCATCAGGTCAGACATCTAAGCCGCTTCGGTTCAATGGTTTTGAGAGATTACAATTATTCTGCAACAGAAGCGGATTGCTGTCATCAAAGAATTCACAATGATTCAGATACCAGCAAATTATTTCATCAGTCTTAATATTTTTGCCAAGCTATCATAGCAATCCTTTGCTAGTTCTAATTTGCCCTCTTCTAGAGCAGCATTAGCAATTCGATTGTAGCGCTCTTGGAGGAAATCGAGATTGGCAGCAGATTGTTCATTTTGGGGATCAGTTGAATTTTCTACCCCTTCTGAAGATGGTTCTGAAACCTTCTCTGGAAGAACCATTGTTGGATTAGAACTCTCAAGAGGTTCAAATTTGTTAAGATCCATTGCTTCTTGGGAAATTTCTTGATCTGATTTTACTTCATGTGCTTCTTCATTTTGATGGTCGTTTCCATAAGAAAATTTTTCAGTTTCATTTTCGGGATTTTCACTATTCTCTTCTGCGTTTACACTTCCACCCAACTCATCCGAATTCGTGGTCTGTGAGGTTTGAGTATCAGATGATTCCAAGGCTTTTTCTGCTACAGGATCTTCAGTCAACACATCTTCAGAGTTTTCTATTTGGGGTTCGTCTCTATCTTCCTCAACCTGGTCCTCCTCAACAGATATCTCTTGCAGGTCATCGATTTCTGAAGATTCATCATTCAATTCCTTAGAATTCAATTCTGAATCGAATTCTGAAGAGTCTGAAGTTTCTCCTTCGAGTTTCGCATTTTCGATCTCAGCAGGATATGACTCTGGGGTAAGATCTTGATCTACTTCCTCATGTTCAGGGGTTGGTTGATCAGAGTGGTCTGAATCTGTTGTCAAAGGAGTCACAATTTCATTATCATCTTCAATTGCTAGATTATCAGAATCTTCCTCAGTTAGATCATTTTCGGATTCTAAATCTAGTTCAACTACCAAATCTTCCACGTCTTCAGACTCGTCCTCTTGATCAATAACACCGCCGTGCAATGCTTCGCTTGCGAGTAGTTCAACTTCTGATGGAGTCAGGATTTCAAGAGGCTCATTTGTATCTTCAGTTACCAGATTTTCTGAACTTCCAGATGCCTTAAGAGATTCATAGTCATCATCAATTATTGGTTCATCAGCAGGGTTAGCATCATCAGGCATTCTCGAGAGAACCAATTTATCATCTTCAATTGATTCCTCAGGTGTAACAGATTGAGCTTCTACTAACTCATTAGTTGG
Proteins encoded in this window:
- a CDS encoding DUF2452 domain-containing protein; protein product: MSDLMIPKNFLEKKEKSYPVQIATPAEKITESTIQLDAGLARTNDTANHEAARLQAQAHLLLEQAQLVEWQADIRQKIRSSSIRFKPAVHQDYYLYENSGDPQLTMISPDEWAGPSPYGACLARVRQLGDLTWDVQHH